The following DNA comes from Hordeum vulgare subsp. vulgare chromosome 3H, MorexV3_pseudomolecules_assembly, whole genome shotgun sequence.
CACAAATTTGCAGAAGTCAATCTccttctccctgatcttcttgTCTTCATCGTCTGAATTGTCTCCTTTGGGGCGACCCTTAGACTTAGCAGCAGAAGCTTTGAGCTCATCCTTCCCGGAATCAAAGTAATCTTGTAAGAGATCATCCAACCCAATAACCTTCTTCCTGCAGTGGACACTGACCTTGATCAATGATTGCTAAATCTCTAGAATGACCGTATCACTGATAGGCTAAACCCAAATTGCACGCCACAGGGCCAAATGACCCTGGTGGTAAAATTTCACCAAGCATTCTCCTAGCTAAAGATACATTTAATGAGCTTTTTCTCCGTTGTGCACACAACAAAATAGTTGGGCACTATATTTGTTCACAAGACGTTCAATTTGCCTTTTATCAAGCTTATTGGTTCATCCTTTTTTTCCTGTGTCTAGGGATTTTCTTCGAATTTTACAGATTGCTGCCTCTGATGCGAGTGCTGCTAAAAAGCATGACCGGTCGATCAACCGATACTCACATACTGAAACAAGGAAATTCCCATCTGATAGCCTGAGCCTCCACCAAAGGTGTGTGTTAAACCCTAAAAGCACTAGTAGAATAAAACGCCCGCAGCAAGTAGCTAATCCACGCCCGACTGCTTAAAACCTCCCACCAGTAAGATGCCACCATGCATTCTCCCAGCTAAACACCCATCAAACAAGCTTTTGCCGCGCACACCAGAAAATGCTAGTACTAGTGTACTACTCGTACTTACCACACACCAAACGAATTTTCGCTGTGTCACGCACAccacaaaaagaaaaaatatatatacatCCGAAAAGCCGTAAAGCTTGGGGAGAGCAAATCTAATCGAGCCACGCCATCCACGTGTCCCTGCCGCCGAAATTGAAAAACGAGACTGGAATGGATTCGAAGGGGGAGGGGAGTACCTCTTGGCGGGGCGGCGGACGGTGAGGAGGGGGTCGTCCTCCCCCTCGAAGTCGAGTGGATCGTCAATCCTCATCGCACCGGCACCGGCCTCTCTCGCTCGCCCGCCCGCCTGGTTCTCCCGCGGGATGGATTTGGGGGAGATGGGTTTGCGTTGCCGCCCTCCGAAACCTTAACCTGGCTGGGCGCCGTGGCTGCTCTCGCTCCGCTGCCTTTTGCGAAGCCACTGGCACCTGCAACAGAGgtccggcccggcccggcccggcccacgGCCCGTTTCATGCATCTCTAGACTGTCTGCTAAGTGGAGACGCCTTCTCCCCTGTTTCAGAGATTCAGATACAGACTGCAGAAAGTTCAGATAGTAGGGTCCTGTCTTGACACGGccgaccaccaccgccgccggccgccccgctTCCTTCCGCTGCCTGCGTACCGTCGCGGATTCTCCCCGGCGTTTCGCCAGCGTTCTCCGTCCTCCCGCAGAAGCCATAGGGTTCCTGCCCCTCTCGCCCCTCTCTCTGAATCGATCCAAGACCCTCGGTCAGTCACCGGCACGGACACCGACTCCAGATTCGAAGCGCTGGAGACCGGCCGCCGGCCTCCACTGCCCCGGCAAGGCTGATACGGTTAAGTACGTCTACATGCCAAACTGTAATGTCCTCTTCTTTTTTCCATACGCCCGCACCACTATTGTATCACCGTATGTAATAACCAATAACGGAGCAACGGGAGTTCAATGCTCAGCAttcaaacagaaagagtaaaaaaGCATTGAAATGTACTATTGCTAATTCCTAGCGTCGATTCGCTGATGTACCCGTGTTTAATCTTAACTTGCTGTATCGGTAGGATGGGTGCTTTACTAGTACAATCCCACTTTCACAACTAGGGCAGTTAGCTAGTTTATGATACCAAATATACAAAAAAAACAGCAACCCAATGCAGATTTCACTCAAGTTCTAAAATATATACCGCCACTTTACTATGATTTTCTGTAGGTGCGGCTCGAAGAACGCGTTTCTTGTAGCGTCAGGTGATGGCCAACAGCGAGTATGAGTACGTCAAGAGGGAGTTCGAGTTCGACCGCCGCCTCCCGGCCTCCAACTGGATCGTTGTCCGCATCGACGGCTGCCATTTTCACCGGTATAGTTCATTTCTTCCACCTAAAAGGGTAATAGGGAGCCAGTTTATATGCATgtttcttgatttttttcagCAACCCTGTTAAGTTATTACTGCTTTCTTTAATAGCGGATTGTCTCTAAACCTTGACTGGTTGCTCTCGCTTTACTTTGCTCACTTCCTAACTGTACACTGACATGGGTCACTAGTGGTTAAGCAACTGCATCGACCATCTTGCCATCTTAATTCTTAGTCTAGTTAATGCACCAATATCTTTTGCTTGAGTTGTTGTGATGATAAACATATGGGAAACATGCCAAGAAGGTTACACTATGCAAATATGGGGATCACTGCTGCTCCAGATAAGAAATTTCTATCTTTGTTGTTTTTTTCCAGTGTCCGCtaatttcagttttctttttgttAGATTCTCCAAGATACACGCCTTTGAGAAACCAAATGATGAGAATGCTTTAAGATTGATGAATGCTTGTGCCACCTCTATGCTCGAGAAGTTTCCTGATATCGTGTTTGCTTATGGTGTTAGCGATGAGTACAGGTATAACATCTTATGAAGTTAGGATTACAAAATTGTATGCAGATTTGGTGCCCAAAAAAATATATGCAAATACCAGTTGTGAGTCCAGTCTCTTTTTTGAATTGTGCGGGTCCCATTCTTCCTTTTTGAAAGAGTTCTGTCCATTCTTCTGATAATAATCTGTGTTTGTTATATTTCTGTTTGCTTTGCAGTTTTGTTTTCAGAGAGGGAACAGAATTCTATCAAAGGCGAGAAAGGTACCTACCTTATTCAATCTGTTCGCTCCTTCACTATTAGGATACAACCATGCCCAAACTGGTTTGAACTATTCTATTATAAAATCTCATCAACTCTCTACCAATATGTGCAGCAAAATTCTGTCTTTATGTGTTTCTTACTTCACGTCTATGTACGTGATGAAGTGGAAAGATTTCTTTCCTAATAAAGATTTGAAGGAGCCCCCCTATTTTGATGGGCGAGTGGTCTGCTATCCAAATATGAAAACCATTCATGATTATTTGGCATGGAGGCAAGTGGACTGTAAGCTTCTTAAACTACAGTCAACATTTTCCTAGTACAAATAATCAGATTCTTATATTATGCGATTATGTGTTCTGATTTCTCTACAATAAAATCATGTTTCCACTCAAAACAAGAAAATCATGTcctgtactccctccgtaaactagtataagagcatttagatcactactttagtaatctaaacgctcttatattagtttacagagggagtactatttaCCAAAAGTTGTTGAAACTAGGAAGCTTCAGCAAGATTAACTAAACATAAGATGCATGGTGTATGTATGTGTCACTTCACTGAGATATCTGTGTCCGGTTGCTTTGCTAAAAAAATTATCCTATATGTCTAAGTAAGTGATTCCATTTAAATGCACATGCAAGCCATCCACATCATCAAGCCCATGCAACCCTTCCACTTTCCACTTCCCACCACATGCAATCCCTccacatcatcaagcacatgcaagccctccacatcatcattttttattttttattttttaattttgaGCAACAAATAACTGAACTTGAATGTCACAAGGCAATATAACATGCACTCACCCTCTATTTACCTCTAGGTTTGCTACTATTCATATGGCAAAAATGTGGTGTGGTATTATTCTCATTATTCTAATCTTATTTCTGATAATTTCACTCTATAAATTTCCGAGCGATGTGGGGTGTTATCTAGTTTTAATTAATGGGTGAAGATTAACATATTTAATTTTATGTGTGCCTTCCAGGTCATATAAATAATCATTATAATACATGCTTCTGGATGTTGGTGAAGTCTGGAAAAACTGAAAAAGAGGCACAACAAACATTGAAGGTCGTCTAAATTATCTAGAGTTAGAGGTGTCTTTTGTAGCATTTGTATAAATATttttctttaccgtctgttttcttGTAGGGAACATTCTCTAAGGACAAGAATGAGTTGCTTTCTCAACAGTTCCAAGTCAACTATGAGGATGAACTGGCTATGTTCCGGAAAGGATCCAGTGTTTATCGAGATAAGGTAATGCTGTCAAGCATTCAAAAGTTCATTATTATTGATGTTCCTGCTCATTCTCAGTGAAGTATTTACATCGCACAAAACATTTTTTGCATGATACATACAAATGACCATGAGAGCTTCTAGTCATAGTGCCAGACATATCTCTAGCATTTTTGACTTCTCTTCTGGTTCTGTTCTACATATAAACATTCTTGCTGTACTTTAGTTTGTATGGATAATTGAAGCACCTTAGTTGCCATTTCCTTGTCTGATATTGACCAAAGGTTATGATGACCAATCAAGTGTGCAGACCGTATACTGCATTTCTTTTGTCGGCCTAATTGTTGACTAATGTTAGGGTTCTACATGTTTCTGTAGGTAGAAACAAAGGTAAAAACAGACGACTACGGGAATCCCATAAAAAGAATCCGGCTGGCAATTACAGTGTCAAATTTGGATATCATAGGACCTGAGTTTTGGGAAAAACATCAATACATTCTTCGAGAAGGTTAGTTGAATAATTCTAGTTATAGGTATGCTTCCAGTCCAGCTCCTGTCAACCTTCGTTTTAGCTGGACTGGAGGCTTACCTAAAGCTCCTGTCAACGTTGGATATATACAGTATCAGTCTAACTGTGTGTCGGGGAAAAAGAAAAATGTAGATACGAGTATGTGAAGAAGTTTGACGACATCCGTAGGCTTCCATGTTGTAATTGGATCGTTGTTCGTATCAGCACCTGCCAATTCGATCAGTGAGGACCCTAGTTTCCTATTTTCTTATTTAAATACATGTGGCAATACATTTAGATACTTATGTTGTCTTATTAACAAGGAGAATTCATTTTTTCCCTAGATTCTCGCTGATCCATTCATTTGACAAGCCAAATGATGAGACCGCTTTAAGTTTGATGAACGCTTCTGCTTCTTTCATGATGGAGCAATTCCCTGATATTATCTTTTGTTATGGTTTTAGCAACGAGTACAGGTATAATATGCCCGTGCAACACTTCTATTTTTGCATGGAGAGAACTATGAAAAATACAGAGAAAACACGAATATTTGTTTCCGCATAGCACAATTTTTCCTCCTTCTATCAGCAGAAGTGATTTAAATCGAATACATTGGCAATATAAAGATCATGTTAAAACTCTTAGGCGAAGTGAACCACCAACAAAAGCTTAAATATGACGCACTTCAATTTAGACAgttgtttttttgtttgtttgatgacaAACCTGAAAGTTCGGTGCAAATGATCGTTTtaacatattttttattgttgCAGCTTTGTGTTCCAGGAGAACACTGAATTGTACCAGAGAAATGAGAGGTAGCTATTAGTTTCAGATTTCTTGCAGTGTATGTTTTTCAACTGGTCAAGTCTTTGATTCCTTTTGCAGATTACTCCTTtcttcatgttcatcatgtttcaCTTCCTTTTACATGATGAagtggaaagaatatttccccggTAAAGAATTAGTGCAGCCACCTAAATTTGAAGCAGAAGTTCTCTGTTACCCAAAACCAAAGATAGTTTGTGATTATTTGTCCTGGAGGCAAGCAGAATGTGAGTTATTCCTCCTAACATAGCATATCTTTAACTAACCGAAATTGTCAATGAATTTGTCGATGGTAGTTCAGCATGAAATGTGTGAATTCATATGTTGTATGCAGCAGTATGAATGCATTAAATTTGGTGTTTGTATAGCTCTATGCTGTGATGAATACTTATCAGTGTCCAAGTATCTTTTTCTTCAACAATACCCTGTTGCAGGGGGTTGACTCTTCTAGTAGTTAGAACAAACCATGAGAAGAAAATGAGCTAACTTGTTGTGCACGCTAATTTGCAGGTCACAACAGGAACCAATACAATACATGCTTTTGGATGTTAGTGAAATCTGGAGAAGACGAAAACAAAGCCAATGAGATACTAAAGGTCTTCTTTCATCATTTAAATATTTTTTCGATTCTCGTAGTGATTAATTCTTTAGTTCTCTGTAGTCTCTGACTCTTTAATATTCTCTGAAGGGAACATTATCAAAGGATAAGAACGAGTTACTTTTTCAGcgatttcaaatgaactacaacaATGAACCCGCTATGTTCCGAAAGGGTTCGTGTACTTACCGTCAAAAGGTATCTTGTGCATCATTCACGGATTATTTTCAACAATAACGTTGTTTGTGCTGCTACTGTTATTAAAGCAAACCAAAATGACAGTATAGCGATGCTTAAGAAGCAAGATTGACATTACTTGAAggatcaaagtagtttttcagtaACTATAACTGAAGAGATGCGTGGATACATTTTCCAACTGATACTGATCATGAACAACTTATTAAACGATTGCATGTGCATGAATAAAGTAATAGTGAAGCAATACTGTCTAACAGGCTAAAAATCACCCAAATTTATAAACCATGCTTGTATTACTCTAATTGATTAGGTGGAACTGCTGCTATCATATGAGGAAAAGTTTGTCCTTTTTTTTTGTGTGCGTTGGAGCAGAAGATGATTCTCAGATTACGTCGGAGTTTCTTTGCTAACGGCTCACGCGAATGTGGCTGCAGGTGGGAACATTTGCCGAGGTGAAAGTGAGCGGAGATGTCGCAAGAGATGGGTGGGATGTGGCAGTGAGCCACGTAGACATGGGGCCTGACTTCTGGAGAAAGCATATTTGTATTTTCGACAAATGATGGTACTTGTACGTATTCTAGGCCGGTTTGCAGCTCTCATTGTCCTCCGGAGTTTTGTCTAGATAACATCACGGTTTGTAGACTGTTGACGGTGTTTGTCTATGCTGCGATAGCCAATGCCATTTTCTTGTATTGGGCTTACTCATGGTCATGCCTCGGAAGAAATGAGCTTCAGAaactggttttctctaggaaattGACGTACTCCTTCCGTAAAGAAATACAAGATCTTTTAGATCACTAGTTGCTAGTCCATAGTTTCTTTCTTCAGAAAGGACGCTGCAGTTTGTATTCGGGAGTTCACTCCCAGCGACTCCTATATACAGGCAAGCAAATGTGCTTATGTAACATCGAGTGGAAGTGTCTACGTACAGAGCATAGCGAGCGGTGGTACACTGATCATGAGCATCGTTGGCGAAATCCGAAGCATCTAAGAACATCACGTAAACGGTTGGTTGGTCCTTGGCAGTCCACCTGCCACCGAAATGCTTGACCAGAACAAACGTGTATTCTGCAGGTTCCCAGGCAACGCTTCTGAACTAGGCAGCAACAGCACGTATCGGACGTAAAATAAAGGTGAATCTGGTGGCAGACTGCGTCTAACAATTGCTCTCAAAGTTTTTAGTTTTCTGCCAGGATGGATGGATAATCAGTGCCACAAGTACAAGCCTAACACCATGTAAAAAAAAAGTACAAGCCTAACAGTAGTTCCCTCTGTTGCAAGACAGACTGGTAGAGACACAGGTCTGATATGTAAACGTAATGCGAGTCGGCGTTGTTACAGGATGCATGACATATCTCAGAAATATATTTCACATTGACAATGACACATCCCAAAAAACTGACAGCATAACGGCATTACTATGGTCACTGGACATTTCAGCAGAAACAATATGTCATGGGAGTATGTGATCAAATGGCAGGAATATATCACAACTTTGGTAAGTAAACAAACTAGACATTGCTGTATATAAAGCAAGAATGCTCATTGTATTCTGTACTTGCCATCTCAAAATTGGCAAAAGCTTGGAAACTAAGTTCCTTCTCAATCATCTGCAGTCAGGCTAGAAATAGCGCTCCTTTCCATGTTCCCAACAGGGGCGTCATGCTGGAATGAAAAGGAGGAACATCCAGTCGATATGCCTTGCCTTGCAAAAAAAACCTGTAGCATAACAACCAAGAGAGGAACCAACATCATTTGGATGTCAAAGTCAGACTCATCTCATACGAAGGAAAACAGGGGTATATTTGTCATCTCTCTCAAGTAAAAGGTTTACAACCTCAGGTTTAACATGATCTTTTCCAACATTATTGACCAAACTGTCAGAGCAGACAGGCACAGGCAACCTCAAATAAGATAAGACATGCATGGCCCTCCACCATAATAAACTACAATGACATTAGCAACTACCACAGATTTACCACTGAACAGAAGATTAACAGAAACAAGGAAATGGCATCACAAGGCAGCAGCTGCAAACATTTCATAGGCTAGTCCGCTTCACTAGTAACAATGGCGAATATGCTGCACAATGGAACAATACCAGCATGCTTTACCTGACACCATCATAATAAAAATTGCTAAAAACTATCTCCCCGGGCACAAAACTAGAACAGAAATCTAAGGGCCCGCTTGGATTGGGTGTAAGTTTATACACATGTATTTGTTTTACAGGTGTAAGTTACAGGTCACCACTTAAATTTTGCCTGGAATGGAAAACGACACGAGGAGGTCCGTATTTTAACCGGCCAGAAAACGAGCGAATACGCTAATCCAAACGGGGCCTAAAGGTGAAGAATAAAAGGAGACACTTATAGTCTCCTACATAAAGCAAGAGATGATAGAAAACCACTAATGCAGTGAGAAGTAGACAAAAATCAAGTACCTCAACAAAGTTCTGTGAGAAGATTAATCTGAAGCTTAAATCTGGACTTCAAACTCctgcttgctcatgaatattgCAACCGGCTCACCAGGGGAAGGCGGATTCTTGTCTAGCAGAGAAGCATGCTTTCCAGCTTTGGCACGAGCAGCTCCATCAAGTGCCGACAGGACCTCAACATGCTCAAGACCCAACTGCCTTCTGATCAGCTCTAGGTTCTCCTCAAGCACATTAATTTCACCAAAAGGAAGCTTCAAATTTAGAGCCTGGGGACCAACGTTCCTTGCTTCATCTTTCTTGAACCTGATGAAAGGCATGCAGAGCTTCTGTACTTGTTTGAAATTTGATTCGCGGTCGATGAAGCAGTTCCTTAACGCTTCGTTAATCTCCTCGTCGGGGGCAAAGGAGCATGCTTGGCTATCAAAATTTGATTGAAGCACCCTCAAACATTGTTCTTTCCATCCATCATAGTGCTCGTTGACATATATCAGACCAACAGTGAGCTTGTTTTCTGCTGATGGAGGAGGTGCGGCTCCCTTCTTGGGTTTCTTGGAACCAGACTCTTGCTTCTGAAGCAACTTCCTCATTAAAACAATGGAGTCCTGTAAATATTTGTTCGCACTTCTTAGAGTAGGATCCGGGGTGCCTGCAACTGGCCAGCCAGCTTTTATTGCAAAACCTTCCTTCTTCAGGATCTTTTGCCACACATGCTCAGCATAGTGGGGACAGATCGGGGTGATAAGCCTGGTCTGGACTTCCATAAACCGCCCTAACAACTCACGGTTCATGCCCGCTGCTCCACAAGAGAGTCTGTACTCATCTCTAGCAAGTTGCAGGTCATAGAAACCAGACTTCAGGGCATCCCTGAACATGAAGGCGTTGTAGCTCTTCTCACTTTCTTTTACAGCAATGTTGATCTCATTAGCAAACACATGGTCAGCATAAGTAGAGGGAGGACCGCCTCTCAGAGAAGATTCAGCAGCTATAACTTCCTCCATCCATGCGATTTCCTTTGTAAGCCTCAAAATAGCAGCATTTGCAGTTTCAGTAACAAAGTTTGCATCGTCCATACCATCACCAGCATCAGCAAGGGCAAACCTAGTGGCATCCGAGGAATATTTTAAAATAGCCTCCTTAAGTGTTAGGAAGTTCCCTGTGGACTTGGACATCTTCTCAGAGTTAAGCATAAGATGCCCATTGCAGCGAAAACCACGAGGCCAATGATGCTCTGGAAGAAGTGCTGTATGATTGTAGATGCTGAATGTCAGATGGTTCTGGATAAGGTCCTTCCCAGATACCCGAATATCAAAGGGGTACCAATACTTGAACTCTTGCTTCATTTTACTCAAGAGGACAGGAGGGATGTTGCTATTGGGTGCTGGACCATCACAGAACACATATTCCCATACTTCATCTGTCATTTCTTCAGGCTTGATAGAAGATATTTCTTCTCCATACATGTTACCATTTTGTAGATGATGTGCAATGGTGTAATACGCCATGTACAGGGTTGAATCTGAAAGGGATTCTACCAAGAACTGCTCGTCCCATGGAATGCGAGTACCTAGGCCAAAAGAGCGTGAACATGCCCACTGGTTCAACCAGCCCAACGTGTGTTCAAATCCATTACGGGTTTCAGCTGAGAATGTATTCATATTTTCCAAACATTTGACTGCCTTCTGCTTCCATTCAGTTTCACCATAAGTTATGTACCACTGATCTGTAAGAGCAACGACACACTCGTCTCCGGATCTTGACATGACTTTCTTCTCAGGCTCGCTATACAACACAGCAGAGCCTTCTCCAAGAAGCTTGTTCTTTATCAGTGGCTTCGCTTCTTGAACCTTTCTACCATCAAACTCCCCTGCAATCATCACTCCATCTGTAAATCCTTTAAGGTATGTCATCCTTTTTGCTTCAGCAAGCTTCTCCTTGTCATTCTGGCTCTTAATCTTAAGATCAAGGCACACCTTCTCAGCTGACTTATCCCCAAACTCAGGTATGTTGATTATTGGTATGATATTAAATGGAAGAACCCACTCATCTTGAACCCCATACTTCTGTCTCAAAGCAGGCTTTGTAATTAAATCTTGCAGTGCCATGTAATCATCTGGCGAATCACTTGGCACACTAGTCACAATGCCAGTACCTTTATCTGTCAAGATAGTGAGCATGGGAAGTGCATATATGATTTCATTGAATGAAAGGGGAGACTTCAATGGCAACCCAATCAAATCATTGCCAGTAAACTCAGCTAAGCAGGTAGGCTTTTCCGGGACCCTGGATAGATGCTGATATGCAAGATTAAGGGCTGACCTTGCTGTCACAATGAAGACATCAGTTTCATTGATCTCAAAAGCCCCATAATTCCCATCAGGCAATACCCAACAGTTTGTTTGCCCATACATTGTCTCAGGTCTTAATGTAGCAGCTGCCAGATAAACATTCTTTCCTTCCAAGGCCTTCAACTTGTGAGGAAAAGGTGGGATCACCATCATTTTAATCAACACATATTCTTGTGGCTGCACACCTTCACCTGATGCCCTGTCATGATCAGCACAAGGTTGGCCATCCAGTGGAGAGTAGATCGTGTACCTCATATCCTTAACAACTTtgcccattttcttcagcttcctCATCTGCCAGCGAACAAAAGCATCATAGAAAGGATTCATATCAGTGGTTATGAATGAGCGCCTCCAATCACAACCCAGGCCAAAATCCTTCAGATCTTCCTTTGCCAGAGGAGGGAAGTAGGTCAACCAGTGAG
Coding sequences within:
- the LOC123443308 gene encoding leucine--tRNA ligase, cytoplasmic-like — its product is MSSNAEEPKSHARRDLLLKIQTDAQTCWEESKVFQAEPGSGPPGPGEKFFGNFPYPYMNGLLHLGHAFSLSKLEFGAAYHRLCGSNVLLPFGFHCTGMPIKASADKLAREIQQYGNPPVFSAAEDNSSAEVGDDSQADQAAVAPGQFKSKKSKAAAKTGLQKFQWEIMKGFGLSDEAIAKFQDPSHWLTYFPPLAKEDLKDFGLGCDWRRSFITTDMNPFYDAFVRWQMRKLKKMGKVVKDMRYTIYSPLDGQPCADHDRASGEGVQPQEYVLIKMMVIPPFPHKLKALEGKNVYLAAATLRPETMYGQTNCWVLPDGNYGAFEINETDVFIVTARSALNLAYQHLSRVPEKPTCLAEFTGNDLIGLPLKSPLSFNEIIYALPMLTILTDKGTGIVTSVPSDSPDDYMALQDLITKPALRQKYGVQDEWVLPFNIIPIINIPEFGDKSAEKVCLDLKIKSQNDKEKLAEAKRMTYLKGFTDGVMIAGEFDGRKVQEAKPLIKNKLLGEGSAVLYSEPEKKVMSRSGDECVVALTDQWYITYGETEWKQKAVKCLENMNTFSAETRNGFEHTLGWLNQWACSRSFGLGTRIPWDEQFLVESLSDSTLYMAYYTIAHHLQNGNMYGEEISSIKPEEMTDEVWEYVFCDGPAPNSNIPPVLLSKMKQEFKYWYPFDIRVSGKDLIQNHLTFSIYNHTALLPEHHWPRGFRCNGHLMLNSEKMSKSTGNFLTLKEAILKYSSDATRFALADAGDGMDDANFVTETANAAILRLTKEIAWMEEVIAAESSLRGGPPSTYADHVFANEINIAVKESEKSYNAFMFRDALKSGFYDLQLARDEYRLSCGAAGMNRELLGRFMEVQTRLITPICPHYAEHVWQKILKKEGFAIKAGWPVAGTPDPTLRSANKYLQDSIVLMRKLLQKQESGSKKPKKGAAPPPSAENKLTVGLIYVNEHYDGWKEQCLRVLQSNFDSQACSFAPDEEINEALRNCFIDRESNFKQVQKLCMPFIRFKKDEARNVGPQALNLKLPFGEINVLEENLELIRRQLGLEHVEVLSALDGAARAKAGKHASLLDKNPPSPGEPVAIFMSKQEFEVQI
- the LOC123443309 gene encoding tRNA(His) guanylyltransferase 2-like isoform X2; its protein translation is MANSEYEYVKREFEFDRRLPASNWIVVRIDGCHFHRFSKIHAFEKPNDENALRLMNACATSMLEKFPDIVFAYGVSDEYSFVFREGTEFYQRRESKILSLCVSYFTSMYVMKWKDFFPNKDLKEPPYFDGRVVCYPNMKTIHDYLAWRQVDCHINNHYNTCFWMLVKSGKTEKEAQQTLKGTFSKDKNELLSQQFQVNYEDELAMFRKGSSVYRDKVETKVKTDDYGNPIKRIRLAITVSNLDIIGPEFWEKHQYILREEKCRYEYVKKFDDIRRLPCCNWIVVRISTCQFDQFSLIHSFDKPNDETALSLMNASASFMMEQFPDIIFCYGFSNEYSFVFQENTELYQRNESGKNISPVKN
- the LOC123443309 gene encoding tRNA(His) guanylyltransferase 1-like isoform X1, translated to MANSEYEYVKREFEFDRRLPASNWIVVRIDGCHFHRFSKIHAFEKPNDENALRLMNACATSMLEKFPDIVFAYGVSDEYSFVFREGTEFYQRRESKILSLCVSYFTSMYVMKWKDFFPNKDLKEPPYFDGRVVCYPNMKTIHDYLAWRQVDCHINNHYNTCFWMLVKSGKTEKEAQQTLKGTFSKDKNELLSQQFQVNYEDELAMFRKGSSVYRDKVETKVKTDDYGNPIKRIRLAITVSNLDIIGPEFWEKHQYILREEKCRYEYVKKFDDIRRLPCCNWIVVRISTCQFDQFSLIHSFDKPNDETALSLMNASASFMMEQFPDIIFCYGFSNEYSFVFQENTELYQRNERLLLSSCSSCFTSFYMMKWKEYFPGKELVQPPKFEAEVLCYPKPKIVCDYLSWRQAECHNRNQYNTCFWMLVKSGEDENKANEILKGTLSKDKNELLFQRFQMNYNNEPAMFRKGSCTYRQKVGTFAEVKVSGDVARDGWDVAVSHVDMGPDFWRKHICIFDK